The following proteins come from a genomic window of Planctomycetota bacterium:
- the xseB gene encoding exodeoxyribonuclease VII small subunit: MSAKKKDTPDEQPLPGFEASLAQLEAIIEAIESGDVTLEESLERYGQGMKLITHCRSVLDRAESKIKELTLTADGKIAETEGA; this comes from the coding sequence ATGAGCGCCAAGAAAAAAGACACACCTGACGAACAACCCCTGCCGGGCTTCGAAGCTTCGCTGGCCCAGCTTGAGGCGATCATCGAGGCGATCGAATCGGGCGATGTGACGCTCGAAGAAAGTCTCGAACGCTACGGGCAGGGCATGAAGCTCATCACGCATTGCCGCTCCGTGCTCGATCGGGCCGAGTCGAAGATCAAGGAGCTGACGCTGACGGCCGACGGAAAGATCGCGGAGACGGAGGGCGCATGA
- a CDS encoding AAA family ATPase: MNADDQIKSLAEALRLSPDNAPLRRLYADTLARSGRHEAAEAEYRELLRCDPEAADIKLALAWCFYGQDKNSQALVIVEDLLGRKPVTAETYILHARLLLRAGRAPMARQQYMEAIGLNPNLTDDYLENELGVSAGELQEEAAANAADEEADEEESPFAMRAPAGDLPPTSSDAGTEIERPRLNFADVGGMESLKEEIRIKIIHPLTNPQLFKAYGKKVGGGMLMYGPPGCGKTFLARATAGEIKANFISVGIHDVLDMWIGSSEKQLHAIFDQARRNAPSVLFFDEVDALGASRTDMRQTAGRTVINQFLAELDGAEHDNEGVLVLGATNAPWHLDSAFRRPGRFDRVLFVPPPDGEARAAIVRLLLRDKPVDRIDYAQVGKKTEGFSGADLKAVIDLAVDAKLRAAMKTGMPQPLSTRDLLDAAKQVKPTTREWFASARNYALYANQGGAYDEILEYLKMK, from the coding sequence ATGAACGCGGATGATCAGATCAAGTCGTTGGCGGAGGCGTTGCGTCTTTCGCCGGACAACGCCCCGCTTCGCCGTCTTTACGCCGACACACTCGCCCGCAGCGGTCGGCACGAGGCCGCGGAGGCGGAGTATCGCGAACTGCTGCGGTGCGATCCGGAAGCGGCGGACATCAAGCTCGCGCTGGCGTGGTGCTTTTACGGGCAGGACAAGAATTCGCAGGCGCTGGTGATCGTCGAGGACCTGCTCGGCCGCAAGCCCGTCACGGCTGAGACATATATTTTGCATGCCCGCCTGCTGCTCCGCGCGGGTCGCGCTCCGATGGCGCGGCAACAGTACATGGAGGCCATCGGGCTCAACCCGAACCTCACCGACGATTACCTCGAAAACGAACTGGGCGTCAGCGCTGGCGAGCTTCAGGAAGAGGCGGCTGCGAACGCGGCGGACGAAGAGGCGGACGAAGAGGAATCGCCCTTCGCCATGCGCGCCCCCGCCGGCGATCTGCCCCCGACGAGCAGCGACGCGGGCACCGAGATCGAACGGCCCCGTCTGAATTTCGCCGACGTCGGCGGCATGGAGTCGCTCAAAGAGGAAATCCGCATCAAGATCATTCACCCTCTGACCAATCCGCAGCTTTTCAAGGCCTACGGCAAGAAGGTCGGCGGCGGGATGCTCATGTACGGCCCGCCCGGCTGCGGCAAGACCTTCCTCGCCCGCGCCACGGCCGGCGAAATCAAGGCCAACTTCATCAGCGTGGGCATTCACGATGTGCTGGACATGTGGATCGGCTCCAGCGAAAAGCAGCTTCACGCCATCTTCGACCAGGCCCGCCGCAACGCGCCCAGCGTCCTGTTCTTCGACGAAGTCGACGCCCTCGGCGCCTCGCGCACCGACATGCGCCAGACCGCCGGCCGCACCGTGATCAATCAGTTCCTCGCCGAACTCGACGGCGCGGAGCATGACAATGAAGGCGTGCTGGTGCTGGGGGCGACCAATGCGCCGTGGCATCTGGACTCGGCATTTCGTCGGCCGGGGCGGTTCGATCGCGTTCTGTTCGTCCCGCCGCCGGACGGCGAGGCGCGGGCGGCGATTGTGCGCCTGTTGCTGCGCGACAAGCCGGTGGACCGCATCGACTACGCCCAGGTGGGCAAAAAGACCGAGGGTTTCAGCGGCGCGGACCTGAAGGCGGTGATCGATCTGGCGGTCGATGCGAAACTGCGTGCGGCGATGAAGACCGGGATGCCGCAACCGCTTTCGACGCGCGACTTGCTCGATGCCGCCAAGCAGGTCAAACCGACGACGCGCGAGTGGTTCGCCTCCGCCCGCAACTACGCCCTGTACGCCAATCAGGGCGGCGCATATGACGAGATTCTCGAGTATCTGAAGATGAAGTGA
- a CDS encoding tetratricopeptide repeat protein — protein sequence MHSAQIHIQRAQLLIDQNRYAMAEEELAAAIGLEPNLARAHSLMSVCLSERGRHDDALAAATHAIGLEPDNPNGHYFHAFALMSADKYTPAIEAVDRAIAMFPYSEHYFGLKANLLLAKNQWAEALAAANQGLQIDAEDVTCANVRATALTKLGRRDEAGQTIRDTLHRNPENAQTHANQGWTLLHEGDAKQALVHFQEALRLDPEHEWARAGIVEALKARNPIYRWLLRYTLWSASLSQRTQWGMMVGLVVGIILLNQNLSDLSPALDTLVFSLMLAYAAFAMFTWIGSPLFDLLLLLDRYGRHALGVEQKRDAYLFGAGVVIVIALIATAMTIGTLSVMIPFPLLLVPLSGAVRGRHPLMRRVGGGVFLVLAACGAASLWFYHDAVTHFAQLPLTNDPAVLREAIEKAVRDPRFQQSASIGRTLRTVTLWGCVLSSWIRNAIATYIMQRR from the coding sequence ATGCATTCGGCTCAGATTCACATCCAACGCGCGCAGTTGCTCATCGACCAGAACCGCTACGCCATGGCCGAAGAGGAACTCGCCGCGGCGATCGGGCTTGAGCCGAATCTCGCGCGGGCGCACAGTCTGATGAGCGTCTGTCTGAGCGAGCGCGGCAGGCACGACGACGCCCTCGCCGCCGCGACGCACGCCATCGGCCTCGAGCCCGACAACCCCAACGGCCACTACTTTCACGCCTTCGCCCTCATGTCGGCGGACAAGTACACGCCCGCGATCGAAGCGGTCGATCGCGCCATCGCGATGTTCCCCTACAGCGAGCATTACTTCGGGCTCAAGGCGAATCTGCTGCTGGCCAAGAACCAGTGGGCGGAGGCATTGGCGGCGGCGAATCAGGGACTTCAGATCGATGCGGAGGACGTCACCTGCGCCAACGTGCGCGCGACCGCCCTGACGAAGCTCGGCCGGCGCGACGAAGCGGGACAAACCATCCGCGACACTCTCCACCGCAATCCCGAAAACGCGCAGACGCACGCCAACCAGGGCTGGACCCTGCTCCATGAAGGCGACGCCAAACAGGCGCTCGTCCATTTTCAGGAAGCGCTCCGCCTCGACCCCGAACACGAATGGGCCCGCGCCGGCATCGTCGAAGCGCTCAAAGCCCGCAATCCGATCTACCGCTGGCTCCTGCGCTATACGCTCTGGAGCGCTTCGCTGTCGCAGCGCACGCAGTGGGGCATGATGGTCGGCCTCGTCGTCGGCATCATCCTTCTGAATCAGAATCTGAGCGACCTGTCGCCCGCGCTCGATACGCTCGTGTTCAGTCTGATGCTCGCTTATGCAGCTTTCGCCATGTTCACCTGGATCGGCAGCCCGCTCTTTGATCTGCTTCTGCTGCTCGACCGCTACGGCCGGCACGCGCTGGGCGTCGAGCAGAAGCGCGATGCGTATCTGTTCGGCGCGGGCGTGGTGATCGTCATCGCGCTGATTGCCACGGCGATGACGATCGGCACGCTGTCGGTCATGATTCCGTTTCCCCTGCTGCTCGTTCCGCTGTCGGGCGCGGTGCGCGGGCGCCATCCGCTGATGCGCCGCGTGGGCGGGGGCGTGTTCCTGGTGCTCGCGGCGTGCGGGGCGGCGTCGCTGTGGTTTTATCACGACGCGGTGACCCACTTCGCTCAATTGCCCCTCACCAATGACCCCGCCGTGCTGCGCGAGGCGATTGAGAAGGCCGTCCGCGATCCGCGGTTTCAGCAAAGCGCAAGCATCGGCCGCACGCTGCGGACCGTGACGCTGTGGGGATGCGTCCTTTCGTCATGGATCCGAAACGCCATCGCGACGTACATCATGCAGCGGCGCTGA
- a CDS encoding OmpA family protein: MTMRLVNVRQGLMLGLLMLTAALAGCDDKVKAERDALYQQNQELQGELTTSRGALEAANSDRSRLESQVADLQGQMAAKPAPSKGAANPFGGIEGIDVTAGNGVITVRVPGDVLFESGKVDIKSTAKKTLGQIASVIKTQYPGKVVRVEGYTDSDPIKKSKWADNKELSAHRALAVERYLISQGLPDDKLYSAGFGEANPRSTKALSRRVEIVVVMN; encoded by the coding sequence ATGACGATGCGACTTGTGAACGTGCGACAGGGGTTGATGCTCGGACTTCTCATGCTGACCGCCGCGCTGGCCGGCTGCGACGACAAGGTCAAGGCCGAACGCGATGCGCTCTATCAGCAGAATCAGGAACTGCAGGGCGAGCTGACCACGTCACGCGGCGCCCTCGAAGCCGCCAACTCCGACCGCTCGCGCCTCGAATCGCAGGTCGCTGATCTGCAGGGCCAGATGGCCGCCAAACCCGCGCCGAGCAAAGGCGCCGCCAATCCCTTCGGCGGCATTGAAGGCATCGACGTCACCGCCGGCAACGGCGTCATCACCGTCCGCGTCCCCGGCGACGTGCTCTTTGAGTCCGGAAAGGTCGACATCAAGTCCACCGCCAAAAAGACCCTCGGCCAGATCGCCTCGGTCATCAAAACCCAGTACCCCGGTAAGGTCGTCCGCGTCGAGGGCTACACCGACTCGGACCCCATCAAAAAGAGCAAGTGGGCTGACAACAAGGAACTGTCCGCCCATCGCGCCCTGGCGGTCGAGCGATACCTGATCTCGCAGGGTCTGCCCGACGACAAGCTCTACTCCGCCGGCTTCGGCGAGGCGAACCCGCGCTCCACCAAGGCGCTGTCCCGCCGCGTCGAAATCGTCGTGGTCATGAACTGA
- a CDS encoding CPBP family intramembrane metalloprotease, which yields MQAMSDRPSPARRSLPHDHYFLRSQQPLQSLVFLFPLILVYEIGALYFTKDPATGRPISISAYSFLQDFLKMFGAVSTFMPGLAVVVILLAWHIARRDRWRLYPKLYLGMSVESITLAIPLLMFGLLVGPRHAAAAGVGVDPATLPWKAWVVLSIGAGVYEELVFRLAAIAVLHMAFVDALGVPEKRGAILSVVCSAVLFAAYHFSDGSDFETARFVYYFAAGIYFAVIYVMRGFGIVAATHAAYDLLIFAIMQDKLPAR from the coding sequence ATGCAAGCTATGTCTGATCGTCCGAGTCCAGCCCGCCGCTCCCTGCCGCATGATCATTATTTCCTGCGCTCCCAGCAGCCGCTTCAGTCGCTTGTCTTCCTCTTTCCGCTGATTCTCGTCTACGAGATCGGCGCGCTCTATTTCACCAAAGACCCCGCCACCGGTCGGCCCATCTCGATCAGCGCTTATTCGTTCCTTCAGGACTTCCTCAAGATGTTCGGCGCGGTCAGCACCTTCATGCCCGGCCTCGCCGTCGTCGTCATCCTGCTGGCGTGGCACATCGCACGGCGCGACCGCTGGCGGTTGTATCCGAAGCTGTATCTGGGCATGAGCGTCGAGTCGATTACGCTGGCGATTCCGCTTTTGATGTTCGGCCTTCTGGTGGGCCCGCGTCATGCGGCGGCGGCGGGCGTCGGCGTCGACCCGGCGACACTGCCGTGGAAGGCATGGGTCGTCCTGTCCATCGGCGCGGGCGTCTACGAGGAGCTGGTCTTCCGGCTCGCCGCCATCGCCGTCCTGCACATGGCTTTCGTCGACGCGCTGGGCGTCCCGGAAAAACGCGGGGCGATTCTGTCGGTGGTCTGCTCGGCCGTGCTCTTCGCCGCGTATCACTTTTCCGACGGATCCGACTTTGAAACGGCCCGATTCGTCTACTACTTCGCCGCCGGCATCTACTTCGCCGTCATCTACGTCATGCGCGGCTTCGGCATCGTCGCCGCCACCCACGCCGCCTACGACCTGCTCATCTTCGCCATCATGCAGGATAAATTGCCGGCGAGATAG
- the hisH gene encoding imidazole glycerol phosphate synthase subunit HisH, which produces MIGIVDYGMGNLRSVQKALQRVGADATIIRQPDQIAACDKLILPGVGAFKDAIAHLVDRNYVESLRNFVATGRPFLGICLGLQLLFDTSEEDGVHAGLGFIPGKVIRFNPTEHALKVPHMGWNTLDWTGGDNPLLAGLAPGASVYFVHSYFAVPADAADIATTTDYAGRFCSAARRDNVFATQFHPEKSQHVGLKMLSNFASL; this is translated from the coding sequence ATGATCGGTATCGTTGACTATGGCATGGGCAATCTCCGCAGCGTGCAGAAGGCGCTACAGCGCGTCGGTGCCGATGCGACCATCATCCGTCAGCCCGATCAGATCGCCGCATGTGACAAATTGATCCTCCCGGGCGTCGGCGCGTTCAAGGACGCCATCGCGCACCTCGTGGATCGCAACTACGTCGAATCGCTCAGGAACTTCGTCGCCACCGGTCGCCCCTTCCTGGGCATCTGCCTCGGGCTTCAGCTTCTATTCGACACGTCCGAAGAAGACGGCGTGCACGCCGGCCTGGGTTTTATCCCCGGCAAAGTCATCCGTTTCAATCCGACCGAGCACGCCCTCAAAGTCCCGCACATGGGCTGGAACACGCTCGACTGGACCGGCGGTGACAACCCGCTGCTGGCCGGCCTCGCGCCCGGCGCGAGCGTCTATTTCGTCCACTCCTATTTCGCCGTCCCCGCCGACGCCGCCGATATTGCCACGACGACCGACTACGCCGGCCGCTTCTGCTCAGCCGCCCGGCGCGACAATGTGTTCGCCACGCAGTTTCACCCGGAAAAGTCCCAGCACGTCGGGCTCAAAATGCTCTCCAACTTCGCGAGTCTGTAA
- a CDS encoding MCE family protein, protein MTERTRNITVGITAITGLVAVLWLAFIFGELERWTTENYPIRIVLNDATGLAIGSRVKLSGIDVGYVKSLRFTDESAEQVELTCLIDTSRNIPSSASVNAAGSLLGGASQLAITPTKRTPDAPPLTYLPRDGSGELHGTVTTMSSAVAGVARDLRNDLKAQLDNFGKLSKKIETLADEYIAIGQKLNTLLEQHNLADVDAGKVQGNVATMIARADARLGEMKKTIDSINKIVGDEQLVGDLKQTVANTRDLTADAKKQLGELTSRYVAVADELSKTMASMNQIMTDAKAGKGTLGKVLQDPALYDNLTDAAQRLDEMLKEAKLLIEKWKAEGLPIQF, encoded by the coding sequence ATGACCGAACGCACACGCAACATCACCGTCGGGATCACCGCCATCACTGGCCTCGTCGCCGTGCTCTGGCTCGCGTTCATCTTCGGTGAACTCGAAAGATGGACCACCGAAAACTACCCTATCCGAATCGTCCTCAATGACGCCACCGGACTCGCCATCGGAAGCCGCGTCAAACTCAGCGGGATCGACGTCGGCTACGTCAAATCGCTTCGATTCACCGACGAAAGCGCCGAGCAGGTGGAACTGACGTGCCTCATCGACACGAGCCGTAACATTCCCTCAAGCGCCAGCGTCAACGCGGCGGGCAGTCTGCTCGGCGGCGCGTCGCAGCTTGCCATCACGCCGACGAAACGGACGCCGGACGCCCCGCCGCTCACCTACCTGCCGCGCGACGGATCGGGCGAACTGCATGGAACGGTGACGACGATGAGTTCGGCCGTCGCCGGCGTGGCGCGCGATCTGCGTAATGATCTCAAGGCCCAGCTCGACAACTTCGGCAAGCTGTCCAAGAAGATCGAGACGCTGGCCGATGAGTACATCGCGATCGGACAGAAGCTCAACACGCTATTGGAGCAGCATAATCTCGCCGACGTGGACGCGGGGAAAGTGCAGGGCAACGTCGCGACGATGATCGCCCGGGCCGATGCGCGGCTGGGCGAGATGAAAAAGACCATCGACTCCATCAACAAAATCGTCGGCGACGAACAGCTTGTCGGAGACCTGAAGCAGACGGTGGCCAACACGCGTGACCTGACGGCGGATGCGAAGAAGCAGCTTGGCGAACTGACGAGCCGGTACGTCGCGGTGGCGGACGAACTGAGCAAGACGATGGCGAGTATGAATCAGATCATGACCGATGCAAAGGCCGGCAAAGGCACGCTCGGCAAAGTGCTACAGGACCCGGCCCTTTACGACAACCTGACCGATGCCGCCCAGCGGCTCGACGAGATGCTCAAGGAAGCGAAGCTGCTCATCGAGAAGTGGAAGGCGGAGGGATTGCCGATTCAATTTTGA
- a CDS encoding DUF89 family protein — MEFAAETTLTALPLIADLDTYRADTLDMERDADTREFWLRVFEHNTPSYTQRAISSDARPDAAQRGAAFSAGFLTHLQTIRRDPKAIGYLSIVSLCALRRRYLLQYDFADPYLALKQQENEAALRLLPALLAELDDMPADKRLLTLVTGIFAGNIFDMGCASTIALYENGETDFHAVRARIKPRPWRVDDFDAFAGAFSRGYRKTVMFVDNSGADIVLGMIPFARHILQSGSDLVMTANTHPALNDITHTELVDLIARVARIDATFADALDAGQLTLVPSGNDLPVIDMTRVSPELAEASRDADLLIIEGMGRSLETNYFMRFACDTLKVAMIKEEDVAKIFDGGLYDVVCRFEPADGD, encoded by the coding sequence ATGGAATTCGCCGCCGAAACAACGCTGACCGCGCTGCCGCTCATCGCCGACCTCGACACGTACCGGGCCGACACGCTCGACATGGAACGCGACGCCGACACACGTGAGTTCTGGCTCCGGGTCTTCGAGCACAACACGCCCAGCTACACCCAGCGCGCCATCAGCTCCGACGCCCGCCCCGACGCCGCGCAGCGCGGGGCCGCCTTCTCCGCCGGCTTCCTCACGCATCTGCAAACGATCCGCCGCGACCCCAAGGCGATCGGCTACCTGTCGATCGTCTCGCTCTGCGCCCTTCGCCGCCGCTACCTGCTCCAGTACGACTTCGCCGACCCGTACCTGGCGCTCAAACAGCAGGAGAACGAAGCGGCGCTGCGCCTGCTGCCCGCGCTATTGGCGGAGCTGGACGACATGCCGGCTGACAAGCGCCTGCTGACGCTCGTCACCGGCATTTTCGCCGGCAACATCTTTGACATGGGCTGCGCCTCGACGATCGCGCTCTACGAAAACGGCGAGACGGATTTCCACGCCGTCCGCGCCCGCATCAAGCCGCGCCCCTGGCGCGTCGATGACTTCGACGCCTTCGCCGGCGCATTCAGTCGCGGGTATCGCAAGACCGTCATGTTCGTCGACAATTCCGGCGCCGACATCGTGCTGGGCATGATCCCCTTCGCCCGGCATATTCTCCAGTCCGGCTCCGACCTGGTCATGACCGCCAACACGCACCCGGCGCTCAACGACATTACGCACACCGAGCTGGTCGACCTCATCGCCCGCGTCGCCCGCATCGATGCGACGTTCGCCGATGCGCTCGACGCCGGTCAGCTCACGCTGGTTCCTTCGGGCAATGATTTACCCGTGATTGATATGACCCGCGTGTCGCCCGAGCTGGCGGAGGCGTCGCGTGATGCGGACCTGCTCATCATTGAAGGCATGGGCCGGTCGCTGGAGACCAATTACTTCATGCGCTTCGCCTGCGATACGCTCAAGGTCGCCATGATCAAGGAAGAGGACGTCGCCAAGATTTTCGACGGCGGGCTTTACGATGTGGTCTGTCGCTTCGAGCCGGCGGACGGGGATTGA